A genome region from Pseudomonas helmanticensis includes the following:
- the fadB gene encoding fatty acid oxidation complex subunit alpha FadB, which yields MIYEGKAITVKALESGIVELKFDLKGESVNKFNRLTLNELRQAVDTIKADASIKGVIVSSGKDVFIVGADITEFVENFKLPDAELVAGNLEANKIFSDFEDLNVPTVAAINGIALGGGLEMCLAADYRVMSTKAKIGLPEVKLGIYPGFGGTVRLPRLIGVDNAIEWIASGKENRPEDALKVSAVDAVVAPEKLQEAALELIKRAISGEFDYKAKRQPKLEKIKLNAIEQMMAFETAKGFVAGQAGPNYPAPVEAIKTIQKAANFGRDKALEVEAAGFVKLAKTSAAQSLIGLFLNDQELKKKAKAYDEIAKDVKQAAVLGAGIMGGGIAYQSASKGTPILMKDINEHGIEQGLAEAAKLLVGRVDKGRMTAAKMAEVLNAIRPTLSYGDFGHVDLVVEAVVENPKVKQAVLAEVEGQVKEDTILASNTSTISISLLAKALKRPENFVGMHFFNPVHMMPLVEVIRGEKSSELAVATTVAYAKKMGKNPIVVNDCPGFLVNRVLFPYFGGFAKLVSAGVDFVRIDKVMEKFGWPMGPAYLMDVVGIDTGHHGRDVMAEGFPDRMKDDRRSAIDVLYEAKRLGQKNGKGFYAYEADKKGKQKKVADPSVLEVLKPIVYEQREVTDEDIINWMMIPLCLETVRCLEDGIVETAAEADMGLVYGIGFPPFRGGALRYIDSIGVAEFVALADQYADLGALYHPTAKLREMAKTGQRFFG from the coding sequence ATGATTTACGAAGGTAAAGCCATCACGGTTAAAGCTCTTGAAAGTGGCATCGTCGAATTGAAATTCGACCTCAAGGGTGAGTCCGTCAACAAGTTCAACCGTCTAACCCTGAACGAACTGCGTCAGGCCGTAGACACCATCAAGGCAGATGCTTCGATCAAGGGCGTGATCGTCAGCAGTGGCAAGGACGTCTTCATCGTCGGCGCCGACATCACCGAATTTGTCGAGAACTTCAAGCTGCCGGATGCCGAGCTGGTTGCTGGCAATCTCGAAGCCAACAAGATCTTCAGCGATTTCGAAGACCTCAACGTTCCGACCGTAGCGGCCATCAACGGCATCGCCCTGGGCGGCGGTCTGGAAATGTGCCTCGCAGCTGACTATCGCGTCATGTCCACCAAGGCCAAGATCGGTCTGCCGGAAGTCAAACTGGGCATCTACCCAGGCTTCGGCGGCACCGTGCGTCTGCCGCGCCTGATCGGTGTCGACAACGCTATCGAGTGGATTGCCTCCGGCAAGGAAAACCGCCCTGAAGACGCGCTGAAAGTAAGCGCCGTCGACGCTGTGGTCGCTCCAGAGAAGCTCCAGGAAGCTGCCCTTGAACTGATCAAACGCGCCATCTCCGGCGAGTTCGATTACAAGGCCAAGCGTCAGCCGAAACTTGAAAAAATCAAGTTGAACGCCATTGAACAAATGATGGCTTTCGAAACCGCCAAAGGTTTCGTTGCAGGGCAAGCTGGCCCGAACTACCCGGCGCCGGTTGAAGCGATCAAGACCATCCAGAAAGCCGCGAACTTCGGTCGTGACAAGGCGCTGGAAGTGGAAGCCGCCGGTTTCGTCAAACTGGCCAAGACCTCTGCCGCGCAGAGCTTGATCGGTCTGTTCCTGAACGATCAGGAACTGAAGAAAAAGGCCAAGGCCTACGACGAAATCGCCAAAGACGTGAAGCAGGCTGCCGTACTCGGCGCCGGCATCATGGGTGGCGGTATCGCTTATCAGTCGGCTTCCAAAGGCACGCCGATCCTGATGAAGGACATCAACGAGCACGGTATCGAGCAGGGTCTGGCCGAAGCCGCCAAACTGCTGGTTGGCCGCGTTGATAAAGGTCGCATGACCGCCGCGAAAATGGCTGAAGTGCTCAACGCCATTCGTCCAACCCTGTCGTACGGCGACTTCGGTCACGTTGATCTGGTGGTCGAAGCTGTCGTCGAGAACCCGAAGGTCAAGCAAGCCGTATTGGCGGAAGTTGAAGGCCAGGTCAAAGAGGACACCATCCTCGCGTCCAACACTTCGACCATTTCCATCAGCCTGCTGGCGAAAGCCCTCAAGCGTCCGGAAAACTTCGTCGGCATGCACTTCTTCAACCCGGTGCACATGATGCCGCTGGTGGAAGTGATCCGTGGCGAGAAGTCGAGTGAGCTGGCGGTTGCCACCACCGTTGCCTACGCCAAGAAAATGGGCAAGAACCCGATCGTCGTCAACGACTGCCCGGGCTTCCTGGTCAACCGCGTACTGTTCCCGTACTTCGGCGGTTTCGCCAAGCTGGTCAGCGCCGGTGTGGACTTCGTCCGTATCGACAAGGTCATGGAAAAATTCGGCTGGCCGATGGGCCCGGCGTACCTGATGGACGTGGTCGGCATCGACACCGGTCACCACGGTCGTGACGTGATGGCTGAAGGTTTCCCGGACCGCATGAAGGATGACCGTCGTTCGGCCATTGACGTACTGTACGAAGCCAAGCGCCTGGGTCAGAAGAACGGCAAGGGCTTCTACGCCTACGAGGCCGACAAGAAAGGCAAGCAGAAGAAAGTCGCCGATCCGTCGGTACTCGAAGTGCTCAAGCCGATCGTTTACGAGCAGCGCGAAGTCACTGACGAAGACATCATCAACTGGATGATGATCCCGCTGTGCCTGGAAACCGTGCGTTGCCTGGAAGACGGCATCGTTGAAACCGCCGCTGAAGCCGACATGGGTCTGGTCTACGGTATCGGTTTCCCTCCATTCCGTGGCGGTGCGCTGCGCTACATCGACTCGATCGGTGTTGCCGAGTTCGTTGCCCTGGCTGACCAGTACGCTGATTTGGGCGCGCTGTACCACCCGACCGCGAAACTGCGTGAAATGGCCAAAACCGGCCAACGGTTCTTCGGTTAA
- the fadA gene encoding acetyl-CoA C-acyltransferase FadA, with amino-acid sequence MSLNPRDVVIVDFGRTPMGRSKGGMHRNTRAEDMSAHLISKLLERNVKVDPNEVEDVIWGCVNQTLEQGWNIARMASLMTQIPHTAAGQTVSRLCGSSMSALHTAAQAIMTGNGDVFVVGGVEHMGHVSMMHGVDPNPHMSLYAAKASGMMGLTAEMLGKMHGITREQQDAFGVRSHQLAHKATVEGKFKNEIIPMQGYDENGFLKLFDYDETIRPETTLESLAALKPAFNPKGGTVTAGTSSQITDGASCMIVMSAQRAQDLGIQPMAVIRSMAVAGVDPAIMGYGPVPATQKALKRAGLGINDIDFFELNEAFAAQALPVLKDLKVLDKMNEKVNLHGGAIALGHPFGCSGARISGTLLNVMKQNSGTLGVATMCIGLGQGISTVFERV; translated from the coding sequence ATGAGCTTGAATCCAAGAGACGTCGTGATTGTCGACTTCGGTCGTACTCCGATGGGCCGCTCCAAGGGCGGCATGCACCGCAACACCCGCGCTGAAGACATGTCGGCGCACCTGATCAGCAAACTGCTGGAACGCAACGTCAAGGTTGACCCGAACGAAGTCGAAGACGTGATCTGGGGCTGCGTAAACCAGACCCTGGAGCAGGGCTGGAACATCGCGCGCATGGCGTCGCTGATGACCCAGATCCCGCACACTGCTGCCGGCCAGACCGTCAGCCGCCTGTGTGGCTCGTCGATGAGCGCGCTGCACACTGCTGCGCAAGCGATCATGACCGGTAACGGTGACGTGTTCGTGGTTGGCGGCGTCGAGCATATGGGTCACGTGAGCATGATGCACGGTGTCGATCCGAACCCGCACATGTCGCTGTATGCGGCGAAAGCCTCGGGCATGATGGGTCTGACCGCTGAAATGCTCGGCAAAATGCACGGCATCACTCGCGAACAGCAGGACGCTTTCGGCGTGCGTTCCCACCAGTTGGCCCACAAGGCAACCGTGGAAGGCAAGTTCAAAAACGAAATCATCCCGATGCAGGGCTACGACGAGAACGGTTTCCTGAAACTGTTCGACTACGATGAAACCATTCGTCCGGAAACCACCCTGGAAAGTCTGGCGGCCCTCAAGCCTGCCTTCAATCCAAAGGGCGGCACCGTGACTGCCGGTACTTCGTCGCAGATCACTGACGGTGCTTCGTGCATGATCGTGATGTCGGCGCAGCGCGCACAGGACCTGGGTATCCAGCCAATGGCGGTTATCCGTTCGATGGCAGTGGCGGGTGTGGATCCGGCGATCATGGGCTATGGTCCAGTTCCGGCGACACAAAAAGCGCTGAAACGCGCGGGTCTTGGCATCAACGATATCGACTTCTTCGAGCTCAACGAAGCTTTCGCTGCACAGGCCCTGCCAGTGCTGAAAGATCTGAAAGTACTCGACAAGATGAACGAGAAGGTTAACCTGCACGGCGGCGCGATCGCCCTGGGTCACCCGTTCGGTTGCTCCGGTGCCCGTATTTCCGGCACCTTGCTGAACGTGATGAAGCAGAATAGCGGCACCCTCGGGGTGGCCACTATGTGCATTGGTCTCGGCCAAGGCATCTCCACCGTCTTCGAACGCGTTTAA
- a CDS encoding DUF1653 domain-containing protein, giving the protein MPIQPGLYQHYKGPQYRVFSVARHSETEEEVVFYQALYGDYGFWVRPLSMFLESVEVDGEQVPRFALVQAEPSLFSKA; this is encoded by the coding sequence ATGCCGATACAACCTGGGCTCTATCAACATTACAAAGGTCCGCAGTACCGCGTATTCAGTGTTGCGCGGCATTCCGAGACCGAAGAAGAAGTGGTCTTTTACCAAGCCCTGTATGGGGATTACGGCTTTTGGGTGCGCCCTCTGAGCATGTTTCTCGAGTCGGTCGAGGTTGACGGCGAGCAGGTGCCACGCTTTGCTTTGGTGCAAGCCGAACCGAGCCTTTTTTCCAAGGCGTAA
- the topA gene encoding type I DNA topoisomerase, whose product MGKSLVIVESPAKAKTINKYLGNQYVVKSSIGHIRDLPTSGSASASKEPAAKRGKAAAGEGPVLTPKEKARKQLVSRMGVDPDHGWKAKYEILPGKEKVIEELRRLAKDADTIYLATDLDREGEAIAWHLREAIGGDDSRYKRVVFNEITKKAIQEAFSKPGELDIDRVNAQQARRFLDRVVGYMVSPLLWAKIARGLSAGRVQSVAVKLVVEREREIRAFNPEEYWEVHADLGTTKGSTVRFEVAREKGEAFKPLNETQAMAALEKLKSSSYSIVKREDKPTSSKPSAPFITSTLQQAASNRLGFGVKKTMMMAQRLYEAGYITYMRTDSTNLSADAVTMARAYIEDEFGKKYLPETPNVYSSKEGAQEAHEAIRPSDANTIPSKLAGMERDAERLYELIWRQFLACQMLPAQYLSTTVSVGAGDFELRAKGRILKFDGYTRVMPQIAKPGDDDVLPDMAQGDVMKLIKLDPSQHFTKPPARYSEASLVKEMEKRGIGRPSTYAAIISTIQDRGYVTLHNRRFYSEKMGDIVTERLSESFSNLMDYGFTAGMEENLDDVAQGERDWKNVLDEFYGDFKKKLEVAENPDSGMRANQPVMTDIPCTTCGRPMQIRTASTGVFLGCSGYSLPPKERCKATVNLVPGDEIAADDEGESESLVLRGKHRCPICSTAMDAYLLDEKRKLHICGNNPDCAGYEIEEGSYRIKGYEGPSLECDKCGSEMQLKTGRFGKFFGCTNPTCKNTRKLLKSGDAAPPKMDPVKMPELKCEKVNDTYILRDGASGLFLAASQFPKNRETRAPLVIEIVPHKDEIDPKYHFLCDAPKKDPDGLPAVIRYSRKTKEQYVQTEVDGKPTGWKAFYDGGKWTVEDKRTKAKAE is encoded by the coding sequence ATGGGCAAATCGCTGGTCATTGTGGAATCCCCGGCTAAGGCCAAGACCATCAACAAGTATCTGGGTAACCAATACGTGGTGAAGTCGAGTATCGGCCATATCCGAGACCTGCCCACCAGCGGTTCGGCTAGCGCCAGCAAAGAGCCCGCCGCCAAGCGCGGCAAGGCTGCTGCGGGCGAAGGTCCGGTGCTCACGCCGAAAGAGAAAGCGCGCAAGCAGCTGGTCTCGCGTATGGGTGTCGATCCCGATCATGGCTGGAAAGCCAAGTACGAGATCCTCCCGGGCAAAGAGAAAGTCATCGAAGAGCTGCGCCGGCTCGCCAAAGATGCTGACACCATCTATCTCGCAACCGACTTGGATCGCGAGGGGGAAGCCATTGCCTGGCACCTGCGCGAAGCCATCGGTGGTGACGACAGCCGCTACAAGCGCGTGGTGTTCAACGAAATCACCAAGAAGGCGATTCAGGAAGCGTTCTCCAAGCCGGGCGAGCTGGACATCGATCGTGTCAACGCTCAACAGGCGCGTCGCTTCCTCGACCGCGTTGTTGGCTACATGGTTTCGCCGCTGCTGTGGGCAAAGATCGCCCGTGGCCTGTCCGCCGGTCGCGTGCAATCGGTTGCCGTGAAACTGGTAGTGGAGCGTGAGCGCGAAATTCGTGCGTTCAACCCGGAAGAATACTGGGAAGTGCATGCCGATCTCGGCACCACCAAAGGCTCGACCGTGCGTTTCGAAGTGGCTCGCGAGAAAGGCGAAGCTTTCAAGCCGCTTAATGAAACCCAGGCCATGGCGGCGCTGGAGAAGCTCAAGTCTTCCAGCTACAGCATCGTCAAGCGCGAAGACAAACCGACCAGCAGCAAGCCGTCGGCACCGTTCATCACCTCGACCCTGCAACAGGCTGCCAGTAACCGCCTGGGCTTCGGCGTGAAGAAAACCATGATGATGGCCCAGCGTCTGTACGAAGCCGGCTACATCACTTATATGCGTACCGACTCGACCAACCTCTCGGCTGATGCCGTGACGATGGCGCGTGCCTATATTGAAGACGAGTTCGGCAAGAAGTACCTGCCGGAAACGCCGAACGTCTACAGCAGTAAGGAAGGCGCACAAGAGGCTCACGAAGCGATTCGTCCGTCCGACGCCAATACCATTCCAAGCAAGCTGGCGGGCATGGAGCGCGATGCAGAGCGTCTCTACGAGCTGATCTGGCGCCAGTTCCTCGCTTGCCAGATGCTGCCGGCACAATATCTGTCGACCACTGTCAGCGTCGGCGCTGGCGATTTCGAGCTGCGCGCCAAGGGCCGCATCCTCAAGTTCGACGGTTACACCCGTGTCATGCCGCAGATCGCCAAACCAGGCGATGACGACGTTCTGCCAGATATGGCGCAGGGCGACGTGATGAAGCTGATCAAGCTTGATCCGTCCCAGCATTTCACCAAGCCGCCGGCGCGTTATTCGGAAGCGAGCCTGGTTAAAGAAATGGAAAAACGCGGCATCGGTCGTCCTTCGACGTACGCCGCGATCATTTCGACCATTCAGGATCGCGGTTACGTGACCCTGCACAACCGTCGTTTCTATTCGGAAAAGATGGGCGATATCGTTACCGAGCGTCTGTCTGAAAGCTTCTCGAACCTGATGGATTACGGCTTCACCGCCGGCATGGAAGAGAACCTCGATGACGTGGCTCAGGGCGAGCGCGACTGGAAAAACGTGCTGGACGAGTTCTACGGCGACTTCAAAAAGAAACTCGAAGTGGCCGAAAATCCGGACAGCGGCATGCGTGCCAACCAGCCGGTCATGACTGATATTCCGTGCACCACTTGCGGCCGTCCGATGCAGATTCGTACCGCATCGACCGGCGTGTTCCTCGGTTGCTCGGGCTACAGCCTGCCACCGAAAGAGCGCTGCAAGGCCACCGTCAATCTGGTGCCGGGCGATGAAATCGCTGCTGATGATGAGGGCGAATCGGAATCGCTGGTGCTGCGCGGCAAGCATCGCTGCCCGATCTGCAGCACGGCGATGGACGCTTATCTGCTCGACGAGAAACGCAAGCTGCACATCTGCGGTAACAATCCGGACTGCGCCGGCTACGAAATCGAAGAGGGTAGCTATCGCATCAAAGGCTACGAAGGTCCGAGCCTGGAATGCGACAAGTGCGGCAGCGAGATGCAACTCAAGACCGGCCGCTTTGGCAAGTTCTTCGGCTGCACCAACCCGACCTGCAAGAACACCCGCAAACTGCTGAAGAGCGGTGACGCGGCGCCGCCGAAGATGGACCCGGTGAAGATGCCTGAGCTGAAATGCGAAAAGGTCAACGACACCTACATCCTGCGCGACGGTGCCTCCGGCCTGTTCCTGGCGGCCAGCCAGTTCCCGAAAAACCGCGAGACCCGTGCTCCGCTGGTGATCGAGATTGTGCCGCACAAGGACGAAATCGATCCGAAGTACCACTTCCTCTGCGACGCTCCGAAGAAGGATCCTGACGGTCTGCCAGCGGTCATCCGCTACAGCCGCAAGACCAAGGAGCAATACGTGCAGACCGAAGTCGACGGCAAGCCTACCGGTTGGAAGGCTTTCTACGACGGCGGCAAGTGGACGGTTGAAGACAAACGTACAAAGGCCAAGGCCGAGTAA
- a CDS encoding DUF6586 family protein has product MAHELYTRTNQKIYFAGLSLEALARAEEGRAMNSLALIQAGRESALFHLYGALLGLCHEIAGFYRLPQASAPRAEALLTREVLESIAIPELAEMVELAGNPETWLAKLLAAHSALFQPPRVPHKPKGDVTQPLIQAVNLDEAEPPQELSREELESWRQNLKGLAIRFREGLNEC; this is encoded by the coding sequence ATGGCCCACGAACTCTATACCCGTACCAACCAGAAGATCTATTTCGCCGGCCTTTCGCTGGAAGCCTTGGCTCGCGCTGAAGAAGGGCGGGCAATGAATTCTCTGGCGCTGATTCAGGCTGGTCGTGAATCGGCGTTGTTTCACCTCTACGGCGCGCTGTTGGGGCTGTGTCATGAGATTGCCGGCTTCTATCGCCTGCCTCAGGCTAGCGCGCCACGAGCGGAGGCGTTATTGACGCGTGAAGTGCTGGAGTCGATCGCGATTCCCGAACTGGCTGAAATGGTCGAGTTGGCGGGTAATCCGGAAACCTGGCTGGCGAAGCTGTTGGCGGCACACTCGGCGCTGTTCCAGCCACCACGGGTCCCGCACAAGCCCAAGGGTGATGTGACACAGCCGTTGATTCAGGCGGTTAATCTGGATGAAGCAGAGCCGCCGCAGGAATTGAGCCGGGAAGAGCTGGAGAGCTGGCGGCAGAACCTCAAGGGGCTGGCCATCCGGTTTCGCGAAGGTTTGAACGAGTGCTGA
- the sulA gene encoding SOS-induced cell division inhibitor SulA has product MQFPHIPQQTQLPLFEAFLAQPMAPTLKEVVERPWNAEPEVFSELSLRGAAGNCLNLLAPILRELSEDQDARWLTLIAPPASLTQTWLRDAGLNRERILLLQPRGTQSAQQLACEALRLGRSHTVVTWLNPLNSSSRQQLISAARTGDAQSLNIRLG; this is encoded by the coding sequence ATGCAGTTCCCACACATACCTCAGCAAACACAACTGCCTTTATTCGAAGCGTTTCTGGCGCAACCGATGGCACCGACCCTCAAAGAAGTGGTCGAGCGCCCGTGGAATGCCGAACCTGAAGTATTCAGTGAGCTGTCACTGCGCGGTGCGGCCGGGAACTGTCTGAACCTGCTTGCCCCGATCCTTCGCGAACTGAGCGAAGATCAGGACGCCCGCTGGCTGACGCTGATTGCACCGCCAGCGAGCCTGACGCAAACCTGGCTGCGAGATGCCGGCCTGAATCGTGAACGCATTCTGCTGCTGCAACCGCGAGGCACTCAGAGCGCCCAGCAACTGGCGTGCGAAGCATTGCGCCTGGGCCGCAGCCACACAGTGGTCACCTGGCTGAATCCGTTGAACAGCAGTTCGCGGCAACAGCTGATCAGCGCTGCACGTACGGGCGACGCTCAAAGCCTGAATATTCGTTTGGGCTGA
- the lexA gene encoding transcriptional repressor LexA, which yields MLKLTPRQAEILAFIKRCLEDNGYPPTRAEIAQELGFKSPNAAEEHLKALARKGAIEMTPGASRGIRIPGFEAKADDSTLPIIGRVAAGAPILAQQHIEESCNINPAFFHPRADYLLRVHGMSMKDIGIFDGDLLAVHTTREARNGQVVVARIGDEVTVKRFKREGSKVWLMAENPEFAPIEVDLKDQELVIEGLSVGVIRR from the coding sequence ATGCTAAAGCTGACGCCACGCCAAGCCGAGATTCTGGCCTTTATCAAACGTTGCCTCGAAGACAATGGCTATCCGCCAACCCGTGCGGAAATCGCTCAGGAACTGGGCTTCAAGTCGCCGAACGCGGCAGAAGAACACCTCAAGGCACTGGCCCGCAAAGGCGCCATCGAGATGACCCCGGGCGCCTCGCGAGGCATTCGCATTCCTGGCTTCGAAGCCAAGGCTGACGACTCTACCCTGCCGATCATTGGCCGTGTCGCTGCCGGCGCGCCGATCCTCGCTCAGCAGCACATCGAAGAATCCTGCAACATCAATCCCGCCTTCTTCCACCCGCGTGCCGACTATCTGTTGCGCGTGCACGGTATGAGCATGAAGGACATCGGCATTTTCGATGGTGACCTGCTGGCCGTCCACACTACTCGCGAAGCGCGCAATGGCCAGGTTGTCGTCGCCCGCATTGGCGATGAAGTGACCGTCAAACGCTTCAAGCGTGAAGGCAGCAAGGTCTGGCTGATGGCCGAAAACCCTGAGTTCGCCCCTATCGAAGTCGACCTGAAAGATCAGGAACTGGTGATCGAAGGCTTGAGTGTCGGCGTAATCCGCCGCTAA
- a CDS encoding TetR/AcrR family transcriptional regulator: MAQSETVERILDAAEQLFAEKGFAETSLRLITSKAGVNLAAVNYHFGSKKALIQAVFSRFLGPFCISLDKELERRQAKPENKPTLEELLEILVEQALVVQPRSGNDLSIFMRLLGLAFSQSQGHLRRYLEDMYGKVFRRYMLLVNEAAPRIPPIELFWRVHFMLGAAAFSMSGIKALRAIAETDFGVNTSIEQVMRLMVPFLAAGMRAETGVTDTAMATAQLRPRSKSTPVAAKV, encoded by the coding sequence ATGGCCCAGTCGGAAACCGTTGAACGCATTCTTGATGCTGCCGAGCAGTTGTTCGCGGAGAAAGGTTTCGCTGAAACCTCATTGCGTTTGATCACCAGCAAGGCTGGCGTCAACCTGGCAGCAGTCAACTATCATTTCGGCTCGAAAAAAGCCCTGATTCAGGCGGTGTTCTCGCGCTTCCTCGGGCCGTTCTGCATCAGCCTCGACAAAGAGCTGGAGCGTCGCCAGGCCAAGCCTGAAAACAAGCCGACGCTCGAAGAACTGCTGGAAATCCTCGTCGAGCAGGCCCTCGTGGTTCAGCCTCGCAGCGGCAACGATCTGTCGATCTTCATGCGCTTGCTCGGCCTCGCATTCAGCCAGAGCCAGGGCCACTTGCGCCGTTATCTGGAAGACATGTACGGCAAGGTGTTCCGCCGCTACATGCTACTGGTCAACGAAGCCGCGCCACGTATTCCTCCGATCGAGCTGTTCTGGCGTGTGCACTTCATGCTCGGCGCCGCCGCGTTCAGCATGTCCGGCATCAAGGCCTTGCGCGCAATCGCCGAGACCGATTTCGGCGTCAACACCTCCATCGAACAAGTGATGCGCCTGATGGTGCCGTTCCTCGCCGCTGGTATGCGCGCAGAAACCGGTGTCACTGACACTGCCATGGCCACCGCACAACTGCGTCCGCGCAGCAAATCAACGCCGGTCGCCGCCAAGGTTTAA
- the nagZ gene encoding beta-N-acetylhexosaminidase, with amino-acid sequence MTAGLQGSLMVDVAGTWLTAEDRQLLRQPEVGGLIIFARNIEHPRQVRELSAAIRAIRPDLLLAVDQEGGRVQRLRQGFVRLPAMRAIADNPNAEYLAEQCGWIMATEVLAVGLDLSFAPVLDLDYQRSAVVGTRSFEGDPERAALLAGAFIRGMNSAGMAATGKHFPGHGWAEADSHVAIPNDERSLDEIRANDLVPFAKLSKQLAAIMPAHVIYPQVDSQPAGFSRRWLQDILRGELQFDGVIFSDDLSMAGAHVVGDAASRIEAALTAGCDMGLVCNDRAAAELALSAAQRMKVKPSARIARMRGQAFASTDYRQDPRWLTAIGALKDAQLID; translated from the coding sequence ATGACTGCTGGCCTGCAAGGCTCGTTGATGGTGGACGTCGCCGGTACCTGGCTGACGGCTGAAGATCGCCAATTGTTGCGTCAGCCCGAAGTGGGCGGCCTGATCATTTTTGCGCGCAACATTGAGCATCCGCGTCAGGTGCGCGAGCTCAGCGCAGCGATTCGCGCGATTCGCCCGGATTTGCTGTTGGCCGTCGATCAAGAGGGCGGTCGCGTGCAGCGCCTGCGCCAAGGCTTCGTACGCCTGCCAGCGATGCGCGCCATTGCCGACAACCCGAATGCCGAATACCTCGCCGAGCAATGCGGCTGGATCATGGCCACCGAAGTGCTGGCCGTCGGCCTAGACCTGAGCTTTGCCCCAGTGCTTGATCTGGATTACCAGCGCAGCGCCGTGGTCGGCACCCGTTCATTTGAAGGTGACCCCGAGCGTGCCGCACTGCTCGCCGGTGCATTCATTCGCGGCATGAACAGCGCGGGCATGGCGGCCACCGGCAAGCACTTCCCCGGTCATGGCTGGGCCGAAGCCGATTCCCACGTCGCGATCCCGAATGATGAGCGCAGCCTCGACGAGATTCGCGCCAACGACCTTGTGCCTTTCGCCAAACTCAGCAAGCAACTGGCCGCAATCATGCCGGCGCACGTCATCTATCCGCAGGTCGATTCACAGCCTGCCGGCTTCTCCCGGCGTTGGTTGCAGGACATCCTGCGCGGCGAATTGCAGTTCGACGGTGTGATCTTCAGCGATGACCTGTCGATGGCCGGTGCGCACGTGGTCGGCGACGCCGCGAGCCGCATCGAGGCCGCGCTCACCGCCGGTTGCGACATGGGCTTGGTGTGCAACGACCGCGCCGCTGCCGAACTGGCCCTCAGCGCGGCGCAGCGCATGAAGGTCAAGCCATCGGCCCGAATCGCGCGGATGCGCGGTCAGGCATTCGCCAGCACCGATTATCGCCAGGATCCGCGCTGGCTCACCGCTATCGGCGCGCTCAAAGACGCTCAACTGATCGATTAA